GCCAGGGCCTGGCCCTTAAGCAAAGCCAACCACAGGCCTGCCCGTTGGTAGGGAGGGTGAGGCCAGGGGCACATTTGTCAACCCATACAGGGCCTAGTCCCCTGAAACAAGGCACCTGGCAGCAGACGGGAGCCTTTGCAGGCAACCTGAAACATACTTTTCTGTACTTTCAGAAAAGAGACCAGCTGGGGATCCATCTCTGTCCCCAGACCCCTCCCCCACACTGAGCCAGGGCTGCCTCTCCACATCACCTCTGTGACATCATGAAACAGTTAAGGAAGCTGACTACTTAATTGGCTGCCTGGCCCATGACCCAGATTCTAGAATCTCCAGAGAGTATTTATGGGGCACCCTGACCCTGGCCTGAGGCCCTTCTGCCCTGAGCATTCACTGCTGGGGTAGAGAATGCTCCTGAGCTAGACTGGCTCTATGGCTAGTCAGAGCTCCCACAAGGCACACACAGTCCCGCTGGCCCCACTAACTTGTGGGGAGCCTGCAGCAGGGGACCCCCATGATTCCTCCCCAGATCTAAATGTTGATTCAGGGGAGACTTTGGAGAAGCAGGGTGACCAACTCCAAGAGCCCAGATCCAGGTCTCCATGACAATCTGCCCCCACAGGGCCCGAAGCCAGAAATTGCCAGCAAGGAAGAGAACAACACCTTCCTTGGGCTGTCCTTCCCCAGGAAGCTCTGGAGAATCGTGGAGGATGAGGCCTTCACCTCTGTGCGCTGGAACGATGAGGGAGACATGGTGGTCATTGAGGCAGATCTCTTCCAGACAGAGGTCCTCCAGCGCAGAGGTGCAGACCAGATCTTTGAGACAGACAGCATCAAGAGCTTCATCCGTGAACTGAACCTGTATGGTTTCAGTAAAATCTCCCCTTCGGATCACTCTGCAGGGAAGAAGATGATGGTAATGTAGAAAGTCCTTTTGGGGAGGCTAGACTAGATAAGCTGAGTGCTGGACGGGTTTCATTTCCCAGGGGAACGTTGTTCTCATGAGAGGGTGGTTAAGGAAAGAGGAGAACACAAGGTCTGTCTTGTTTCACCACCCACCTTAGACAGGATCCACAGGGGTGACTCCAGACCCTGAGCGGCCACTGAATGTCAGGGACCGCCAGTAACACCTCAAGTGAGGATGGCCCCAGGGGCACTCTAGGGAGCAACATGCTAGGGCCTCATAACCTTCCACAATGAAGAGATCTTGTCTCTATACATAGGCATGGCTGGGacggtggtggggaggagggtggctaGGAAGGCCTCTTCTCCCCCTTGCTGTCTAAAGTGATTCGTTTTCTTTCAGATCTATCGCAACTCCAACTTTCAGAGAGACAAGCCTCTCCTCCTGCGGAACATCCCAAAGAGAAAGAAGCGAGCGGTGGCGACCAGACACTCTCCTCGACTCCACCACAACCAGTGCACCCAAGAGGTGGGCAAGAAAGTCCACAAGGGAACCCCACCTGCTCGCAGAACCCCCAGCCGGCGATCATTTGTGCTCTCTCACCTTTGGTCTATGGGCAGTGTAGCCAGGCGGGCTGGGGCAAACCATCTCCCCAGGGAGCAGGGTGGCCCCAGTGGAAAGGGCACATCCAGCAATACCACGTCTGCACCCCCAGCTACTTCTGGAAGGGGGAGTACAGGGCAAATGCCCAAGAGCCTCCCAGAGTACCCAGATTATGATTCAGTGATGGCTTTGTACAACACCTGTTACTCCCTCCTGACGGCAGCCCTTTCCTTCACGGCCCCAAACGAGGCCCCtgaggcagaggaggagcagggagagtCCTCAGATCACACATGTGTACTCTGTGAGCAGGTCAAGGACAAACCCAATCCCTGACCTCTCAGGTTATTAGGGACACTCAAAAGTACTCTTGTcataaaaaattgatttttggCTCTAATAAAGTGGAGCAAAACTACACAGGAGTAAATAAAGAATTGAATGAAAACTGCGAGTCTGTGTTCTTTGTCTGTCCATGCTATTCACACGGCGCCAGGTGAGCCAGATGAGGCTGGAAGCCATGCCTCATGCAGGCTTCTGTCTGGTCCCCGTGGTCCCTTTTTCATTGGAAGCAGCAGCATTTCACATGCTTGGCCAAGGGTCTGGCTCACTAGCCGAGTGCTGAGGCCAGCCAGGACAGGCTGGTCACTGCTCAGCAGATGGCCCAGCCGGGCTCCTGACCTTGGGGTTGTCACCTTCCCTGAGTCATGCACCCTGAAGCAGAAGGGACTTCTCCTTGGTCCCCCAACAATGCCACAAGTTTCTGCTCAGCAGCTGAGCATCTCCAGCTGTTGATCCAGGGGCCACCCCTCAAGAGGCTGACCAGAAAGCAGGGTCACCCCACCGGCCAAGGGCCTTGCAAACACATGACATCAAACCCAAAGACAAGTACAAGGTTTCCACAAAGTGAACACCAGCCCTTGTCACTCTGCCCTCACAGGTGTATTTAGGAGCCTGTCTTTGGATGTGAGGCAGCCAGGCACCGCATCCAACACACATGCTTTATGAGCCAAGGGACACATTAGAGCAGGGCAAGGGTCACCTGCAAGGACAAACCACGGCCTGTTTCTGGGCCTGTGGGCCTCTCTGCCTGCCAGAGGCCTCACTGGCTGCTCACGCTCAGCCCCGCCCCTAGCCTTCCCCCATCACCCCCGGACACTGTTTCGACATCAGGGAGTTTGAACcagaacagagagggaaaaacacTAACCAGTTTCATAACAACACATTTCTCTCAACCACCCAGACCCAGCAGGGCCAAAACGAGTGGCGATGCCATCTTATCATAAAGGTCAAAGTCCTGGAGACTCATGCTGAGTCCTGAGCTGCACCACATGAGGGGTATCCCAGACCCCCAACCCGCACCAAGTTGGCATCACACCCCAGGGTGGGGCTGATTGAGACAGAACCAGATGGGCACGTCCAGGAAGCAGTGGTGACTGGACAGTGTCACCATGTACAGGTGTCTTGGCCACCTTCCTCTCGAGAGCCCATCCTGGACAGGCCTCCTGCCCAAAGGGGATCAGGTGCTCGGGGATGTCCACCTGGAAGATGTCCTTCCCGCCCCTCCCAGGGACGGGCTGCAGCAGCCAGTGGGGCTTGGCGAGCACAGTCAGGTACTTCTGTCGAAGGTCGGGTAGCAGGGCTTGATTCTCTAGCTCCTCTACCTCATCGGCATCTAGGTTTTCTGGGCACAGCAAAGCGTCCCCAGTTTCCAGGAGACCTGTGTGCAAAGACAGGACACAGAAGGAGAACAAGGTGATTTAAAGTCATGCCTGCTAGAGACTAAGAGGAAACCCAAGGTGAAGCGGGTCCCCTGGATGAGCATTTTCAGATGGGCTCACCTTGGCGAAGGGAATTCGGTGCAAGGCCAAGCCAGGGAGGGAGTGAAATGAAAGGCAGAGGCCTGGTGCTCCATGAACCCACCTGGCCATGGCCAGTTCTCAGTCTGACCACTGCAGGCTGTAGGGACAGAGCAAGAGGGCTCTGGCAGGAGCCAGCAGGCATCAGGTCCCCAAGGGATTTACCAGCAGAGAGGTGTTGCTGTGGGGCCTCACCCCTGGGGAATCAGGGTACTTGCTCACGCCTGGCTGCTGGCAGTGTGGGTATTGAACCCAGGCTGGGTGCTTTACTGCCTCTCACGGTCTCTGCCAGGCACACAGACATAcgtgaggacacacacacacacacacacacacacacaaagtgcatGTGCAGACCTAGACCCACCTCTGCTCAGAGCACAAATGGAGACTGAGGCCAGGGAGGTGGTCAGGCACCTCGTGCCATTGTCTCCCAGCCAAGTTACCCTCGCTGTCCCTCTGAAGAAATCttagcctccccaccccccacaaactggttcaacagaaaacaaatggaCACAACCCGGCTGAGATCCAGGGCAGCACCAGGGGCCATGCAGGCAGCATGGGGCAGGGCCTCACTTGCCCATGATCACTGAGGCTGAACTTGTCCCCATCCCGCAGCAAGGCCTGGATCTGGGCGAGGCTCATCCTCAGCCTCTGCCCCAGCAGCTCCCTCCAGGCCACATCCACCCAGTCCCAGTGTGCTATGTGGATGGCCAGGGTACagtgccagtggtcatgtaacaCGGGCCGCCATTGCCTCTCCAGGGGCTTGACACCATTTAAGATGAAACCCACTTAAGGCTGTCAGGACAGACAGCTGAACTTCACCTCCCAGGGTTCCAAGGGCTTCACGTGGCTGTGGATACACAGAACCACAAAGGTCAGAGCCTGACCCAGCAGCCTCCAAACTCACAGGCCTGGGCCGGACCTCCGCTCTACATGCCCGAGCATCCTCCAAGCCTGCTGacacagaatgtgtgtgtgtgtggggggtggtcaGAGAGGTCTGGCTTTTTCCATCTGTCTCCATGGGGTCCACTGATGGGAGGGTTGTGCCCCAGAATACCCGTCCTTCACATGCAGTCTGTGGGGAAGTCAGCAAGGAGGGCAGGACAGCAAGAGAGAGGCACATGGTGAGTTCCAAGACAGAGGGCACCAAAACCCTAGGAGCACTGAGGAGGGAGGCTTCACTGGCTTCACAGTGCAGTGGGCAGGTTTTGGTCCTCTCCAGCATAGATGGGCACTGTCCTGGGCTTAGCTtacaccacccccagcccctacccCACCCTTCAGCTCCTGGGCCCATCCCTGCCCATGCTCTGCAGATCTACCATCTTAGACCAGGGTTGATGAGGGCAGATCTGTGCTAACCAACCTGGCTTCTGTCCTGGGGCTGCCCTGGACCTCAGACAGCCTTGCCAGGTATCTTCCCCATGCCTTTGGGAGCCACCTTCCTTGCAGCCCTTCCCACACCACGGCCTCCACTGTTATCAGatgccctggcccctgcccagagcctagagaaagaacaaagagaaggaaCCTCTGGGATGGGTGTGCTCCCTGTACTTGCCAAAGTCTGGGACAGCACCATGCAGGGAAATACAGAATTCAAATAACCCGCTAGGTTACTGTCACCTCGTTTGACACCTGAGGAGGCACTGAAGGATAGAGAGATACCCCATAACTGCAAGGGACCTGACCACATGCACCTCTGTCCTCACTTCTTTCCTTATACCTGGAAGGGGGTCCCTGCTCACTGGAGGGGTTGGAGGCAGAGGAGCAGAGGCGCTGGCCTGAACCTGAGCAGGGTCTCAGCACCTGGCTGGAAGCCTCTGTTTCCATGTGGCTGTGAGGACAGGGACACGGTCCCGGAAGCACCCAGCCCAGAGCCTCCGGGGCATTTCCTTCCCCGAGCACAGCAGAGATGCAGTTCTCACAGGCCCACAAGGCCCCACATGATCTGGCTCCCACCCTGGTGGCCTGCTCTCCTCGACCCTGGATTTACCCCTGGTTGCCATGAAGGCCGTCCATCCTTGGAACATTCCATTGTGTTCCTTCCTGAGAGCCTTTGTAGGGTGTGAGGAATCACATTGTGTCCCCTCAGAGTCAGGTGCTGGAGTCTCAATCCCAAGTACCTCGGTGTGATGTTACATACAAAGAAAAAGTCTTCACAGAGCTGATGGGGGTCAAGTGAGCTCAATAGGATGGATCCTCCTCTAACAGGATGGCTGTCCCCATACAAAGGACATATTTAGAGACAGACTGGCACACAGGAGAACCGGGGTGAAGAGGAAGGTGGAGATCTTCAAGCCCAGACATGACCACCATGGCCAGCAATGCCCGGAAGTGAGGGGGAAGAGATGTGACAGACTCTCTCCACAGCCCTCATGAGAGCCAACGTCAGCCAACACCTCAACCTCGGCTGCTGGCCTCCTGAACCAACAAGGTTCATACTTTGAGCCACCAGGTGCCATCCTGATGCGACTGCCGGCAAATGAAGCCAGACGATCAGCCTTGCCCTGACATCTCTCTGCCAGGGAAATTGGGGCATGGGGGGATGTCTTCTCTAGTCCCAGGACCTTAGGTACACTCCTCCTCTTCTGCACAACTTCATGTGCATGTTTTCACCTCACACGGTGTCTGTTTACATCTCCCAGTTTCAGGGATCCAACAAGTTACTGATGCTTCCCCtgatggaagggaagggaaaactCATTCTGCCAATACAGCCACTCAAGATGACCACACACTCACTGAAGAAACCATGCAGGAGGAGGCCTGGGGCAAAGAACACACACCTGAGGTACTGACACACACCAGCAAATGGCCTTCTGCAAAGGCATCCCCCGTTTCCACTCCAGCAACAACAGGCAAGGGTGTTATGTCCTCACACCCTGGCTGGCCCTGAGCATCATCATTTGGTTGAAACTTTGCCCACCTGCTGAGTGACAAAGGGTCACATTTTTCACTGGGTCTGGCTTGGTTCCCAGGTAGCCTGGCTGGCCCCTGGGGCTTGGTCATTGCTATGTCTTCTACTAGGGTATGTGACTGGATCCCAGGCTTGCCAGTTTCCACCATTCAGTTTTTTAGCCAACTCATCCCCTCCTGGGTGCCTCCAAATCTCATCAGTGTGGGTGGAATCCCTGAGCAAAAACGGGCTCAAGTACTTCTACCACTTGAAGCAGAGGGTGCCTGCTTGTTGGCCAGAGGAGAAAACACACTTCTGCCTGCTTGACTGGGCATCTTCACTTGCACGAGGACCAGAGGAACAGGAAGAAAATTATCAGTGACAATACACCAGTCTTGGACAAGCCACCACGGTCTTCTCCTCAGCAGAGGCCTCAGACCACAAGGACACAGTAGGGCCCAACTGATGAGAAACACATGTGCATGTTCCCTTAGGGTTGGTTCTGCTCATCACAGCAGCTGGCCTGTCCTTACGTGGCTGGGTAGGGACCCCACAATGCCTTAGTCAGCAGCACAGAAACCCATCCCGCAGGAGTGATGGTGATTTATAGTCCAGGAGACCCCCGCAAGGAACCAGAGAAAATGACTCCTCTCCTCACACTGCCACTCTGGAAGGATCCTGGGGTCACCATATTCAGTCGGCCGCCCTCCATGGACTTGTGGTTGGGTCCCACCAGGAGGGGAACCATGAACAAGCAGCTGAGCCCTGCAGGGTCAGGCCTGGGTGGGGGCTGCTCATAGGGGGAAGGTGGGGCTCGCTTGGGGTCACAGTCTGGGGGTGGAGTACGAGGCTGGAAGGAGGTCAAGGATGCCTTCACACGTGTCCCAGGGCATCACCAGGACACACACATGGAAAGAAAGCAGGTGGGGACTGTGGCCATGGAGGGGACCTGAATGTGCTGCTCGGCCGCATGGCAGGTGCTCCTGGTCCCAGAGCCTGGAAAGCCCTGTCTGGAGGTAACCTCCATGCATGAAGCAGGTCCCCCTTTCTACAAACAGAGTGAGTCACGGGCACTTTGGGATGGCTGGACTGTGGCCGCCAGGCAGGACAGTGGTGCACCACCAGGACCGAGACTGCTGAGAGTGCTGGCTGGCCTCAGTTGCATGGCACCCACAAACACTGACACCTGTCATTTCTGGTGTGTACGGCTGCCTGTACACATGCAGGCACACATTT
The nucleotide sequence above comes from Bos javanicus breed banteng chromosome X, ARS-OSU_banteng_1.0, whole genome shotgun sequence. Encoded proteins:
- the LOC133242558 gene encoding heat shock transcription factor, X-linked member 3-like codes for the protein MLIQGRLWRSRVTNSKSPDPGLHDNLPPQGPKPEIASKEENNTFLGLSFPRKLWRIVEDEAFTSVRWNDEGDMVVIEADLFQTEVLQRRGADQIFETDSIKSFIRELNLYGFSKISPSDHSAGKKMMIYRNSNFQRDKPLLLRNIPKRKKRAVATRHSPRLHHNQCTQEVGKKVHKGTPPARRTPSRRSFVLSHLWSMGSVARRAGANHLPREQGGPSGKGTSSNTTSAPPATSGRGSTGQMPKSLPEYPDYDSVMALYNTCYSLLTAALSFTAPNEAPEAEEEQGESSDHTCVLCEQVKDKPNP
- the LOC133242559 gene encoding LOW QUALITY PROTEIN: protein EOLA1-like (The sequence of the model RefSeq protein was modified relative to this genomic sequence to represent the inferred CDS: substituted 2 bases at 2 genomic stop codons), with protein sequence MTKAAASQEAGPTEQGNHVKPLEPWEVKFSCLSXQPXVGFILNGVKPLERQWRPVLHDHWHCTLAIHIAHWDWVDVAWRELLGQRLRMSLAQIQALLRDGDKFSLSVHTGLLETGDALLCPENLDADEVEELENQALLPDLRQKYLTVLAKPHWLLQPVPGRGGKDIFQVDIPEHLIPFGQEACPGWALERKVAKTPVTLALL